A stretch of Trichomycterus rosablanca isolate fTriRos1 chromosome 8, fTriRos1.hap1, whole genome shotgun sequence DNA encodes these proteins:
- the LOC134319146 gene encoding probable serine/threonine-protein kinase kinX isoform X3, with protein sequence MNMFSCWTLPSDEDEPHRRVNEPEKKVKKRKWWQRRQKVEMQDGEDEKGNGVKGEEMGQGVGQKVLEDQADQIPKMEKQVVLGKNKPEKKVKKRKWWQRRQKVEMQVAPRDLVEEPEQVVLKDQRKPVKKVVLVFEIEMKKLERQVDPVEKPDKVMKKVERQVAPLNLVEEPEQVTLIDQWKEQVKNRVRFIENEMKAERQVDPVEKPDQVMKKVERQVAPLNLVEEPEQVILIDQWKEQVKNRVSFIENEMKGERQVDPVEKPDQVMKKAERQVDPVEKPDQVMKKAERQVALLNLVEEPEQVILKEQVKNRVRFIESEMKKTERQVDPVEKPDQVMKKAERQVAPLNLVEEPEQVILKEQVKNRVRFIENEMKSERQVDPVEKPDQVMKKAERQVDPVEKPDQVMKKAGRQVDPVEKPDQVMKKAERQVAPVDTVEKPKQVVKSQIDIKKPNSEEKMVLKNLERMENKRLEKQVLQMDQMTKVEVEQLQDDVLVPPIVEAQPEESGALMESACEDEGVPMPKLRRTSLRTKRPEPATRSSEVLSSAPLLC encoded by the exons ATGAACATGTTCTCCTGTTGGACTCTTCCATCTGACGAAGACGAGCCGCACAGGCGGGTAAACGAACCGGAGAAGaaggtaaagaagagaaaatggtggcagagacgccagaaGGTAGAGATGCAGGACGGGGAGGATGAGAAGGGAAACGGGGTAAAGGGTGAAGAGATGGGGCAAGGAGTGGGGCAGAAGGTTTTAGAGGACCAGGCAGACCAAATACCAAAGATGGAGAAGCAGGTGGTTCTGggaaaaaacaaacctgagaagaaagtaaagaagagaaaatggtggcagagacgccagaaAGTAGAGATGCAGGTGGCCCCACGggacctggtggaagaaccagagcaggtcgtCCTAAAGGACCAGAGGaaaccagtaaagaaggtgGTTCTGGTTTTTGAGATTGAGATGAAGAAgttagagaggcaggtggacccagtggaaaaaccagacaaggtcatgaagaaggtagagaggcaggtggccccgctgaacctggtggaagaaccagagcaggtcaccTTGATAGACCAGTGGAAGGAACAagtaaaaaatagggttcgtttcatagagaatgagatgaaggcagagaggcaggtggacccagtggaaaaaccagaccaggtcatgaagaaggtagagaggcaggtggccccgctgaacctggtggaagaaccagagcaggtcatcctgATAGACCAGTGGAAGGAACAAGTAAAAAATAGGGTTAGTTtcatagagaatgagatgaagggagagaggcaggtggacccagtggaaaaaccagaccaggtcatgaagaag gcagagaggcaggtggacccagtggaaaaaccagaccaggtcatgaagaaggcagagaggcaggtggccctgctgaacctggtggaagaaccagagcaggtcatcctaaaggaacaggtaaaaaatagggttcgttTCATAGAGAGTGAGATGAAGAAgacagagaggcaggtggacccagtggaaaaaccagaccaggtcatgaagaaggcagagaggcaggtggccccGCTGAATCTGGtagaagaaccagagcaggtcatcctaaaggaacaggtaaaaaatagggttcgtttcatagagaatgagatgaagtcagagaggcaggtggacccagtggaaaaaccagaccaggtcatgaagaaggcagagaggcaggtggacccagtggaaaaaccagaccaggtcatgaagaaggcagggaggcaggtggacccagtggaaaaaccagaccaggtcatgaagaaggcagagaggcaggtggccccGGTGGACACAGTGGAAAAACCAAAGCAGGTAGTAAAGAGCCAGATTGATATAAAGAAGCCAAATTCAGAGGAGAAAATGGTCCTCAAAAACCTGGAGAGGATGGAGAACAAAAGGCTGGAGAAGCAGGTGCTTCAGATGGACCAGATGACGAAGGTGGAAGTAGAGCAGCTGCAGGACGACGTTCTTGTTCCCCCCATCGTTGAAGCCCAACCTGAAGAGTCCGGGGCTCTGATGGAGAGCGCGTGTGAAGATGAAG GCGTCCCGATGCCGAAGTTGAGGAGAACCAGCCTGAGAACCAAACGCCCAGAACCGGCTACAAGATCCTCAGAGGTTTTGTCATCGGCGCCGCTGTTGTGTTGA
- the LOC134319146 gene encoding probable serine/threonine-protein kinase kinX isoform X1, translated as MNMFSCWTLPSDEDEPHRRVNEPEKKVKKRKWWQRRQKVEMQDGEDEKGNGVKGEEMGQGVGQKVLEDQADQIPKMEKQVVLGKNKPEKKVKKRKWWQRRQKVEMQVAPRDLVEEPEQVVLKDQRKPVKKVVLVFEIEMKKLERQVDPVEKPDKVMKKVERQVAPLNLVEEPEQVTLIDQWKEQVKNRVRFIENEMKAERQVDPVEKPDQVMKKVERQVAPLNLVEEPEQVILIDQWKEQVKNRVSFIENEMKGERQVDPVEKPDQVMKKVERQMAQLNLVEEPEQVILKEQVKNRVRFIESEMKKAERQVDPVEKPDQVMKKAERQVALLNLVEEPEQVILKEQVKNRVRFIESEMKKTERQVDPVEKPDQVMKKAERQVAPLNLVEEPEQVILKEQVKNRVRFIENEMKSERQVDPVEKPDQVMKKAERQVDPVEKPDQVMKKAGRQVDPVEKPDQVMKKAERQVAPVDTVEKPKQVVKSQIDIKKPNSEEKMVLKNLERMENKRLEKQVLQMDQMTKVEVEQLQDDVLVPPIVEAQPEESGALMESACEDEGVPMPKLRRTSLRTKRPEPATRSSEVLSSAPLLC; from the exons ATGAACATGTTCTCCTGTTGGACTCTTCCATCTGACGAAGACGAGCCGCACAGGCGGGTAAACGAACCGGAGAAGaaggtaaagaagagaaaatggtggcagagacgccagaaGGTAGAGATGCAGGACGGGGAGGATGAGAAGGGAAACGGGGTAAAGGGTGAAGAGATGGGGCAAGGAGTGGGGCAGAAGGTTTTAGAGGACCAGGCAGACCAAATACCAAAGATGGAGAAGCAGGTGGTTCTGggaaaaaacaaacctgagaagaaagtaaagaagagaaaatggtggcagagacgccagaaAGTAGAGATGCAGGTGGCCCCACGggacctggtggaagaaccagagcaggtcgtCCTAAAGGACCAGAGGaaaccagtaaagaaggtgGTTCTGGTTTTTGAGATTGAGATGAAGAAgttagagaggcaggtggacccagtggaaaaaccagacaaggtcatgaagaaggtagagaggcaggtggccccgctgaacctggtggaagaaccagagcaggtcaccTTGATAGACCAGTGGAAGGAACAagtaaaaaatagggttcgtttcatagagaatgagatgaaggcagagaggcaggtggacccagtggaaaaaccagaccaggtcatgaagaaggtagagaggcaggtggccccgctgaacctggtggaagaaccagagcaggtcatcctgATAGACCAGTGGAAGGAACAAGTAAAAAATAGGGTTAGTTtcatagagaatgagatgaagggagagaggcaggtggacccagtggaaaaaccagaccaggtcatgaagaaggtagagaggcagatggcccagttgaacctggtggaagaaccagagcaggtcatcctaaaggaacaggtaaaaaatagggttcgttTCATAGAGAGTGAGATGAAGaaggcagagaggcaggtggacccagtggaaaaaccagaccaggtcatgaagaaggcagagaggcaggtggccctgctgaacctggtggaagaaccagagcaggtcatcctaaaggaacaggtaaaaaatagggttcgttTCATAGAGAGTGAGATGAAGAAgacagagaggcaggtggacccagtggaaaaaccagaccaggtcatgaagaaggcagagaggcaggtggccccGCTGAATCTGGtagaagaaccagagcaggtcatcctaaaggaacaggtaaaaaatagggttcgtttcatagagaatgagatgaagtcagagaggcaggtggacccagtggaaaaaccagaccaggtcatgaagaaggcagagaggcaggtggacccagtggaaaaaccagaccaggtcatgaagaaggcagggaggcaggtggacccagtggaaaaaccagaccaggtcatgaagaaggcagagaggcaggtggccccGGTGGACACAGTGGAAAAACCAAAGCAGGTAGTAAAGAGCCAGATTGATATAAAGAAGCCAAATTCAGAGGAGAAAATGGTCCTCAAAAACCTGGAGAGGATGGAGAACAAAAGGCTGGAGAAGCAGGTGCTTCAGATGGACCAGATGACGAAGGTGGAAGTAGAGCAGCTGCAGGACGACGTTCTTGTTCCCCCCATCGTTGAAGCCCAACCTGAAGAGTCCGGGGCTCTGATGGAGAGCGCGTGTGAAGATGAAG GCGTCCCGATGCCGAAGTTGAGGAGAACCAGCCTGAGAACCAAACGCCCAGAACCGGCTACAAGATCCTCAGAGGTTTTGTCATCGGCGCCGCTGTTGTGTTGA
- the LOC134319146 gene encoding probable serine/threonine-protein kinase kinX isoform X2: MNMFSCWTLPSDEDEPHRRVNEPEKKVKKRKWWQRRQKVEMQDGEDEKGNGVKGEEMGQGVGQKVLEDQADQIPKMEKQVVLGKNKPEKKVKKRKWWQRRQKVEMQVAPRDLVEEPEQVVLKDQRKPVKKVVLVFEIEMKKLERQVDPVEKPDKVMKKVERQVAPLNLVEEPEQVTLIDQWKEQVKNRVRFIENEMKAERQVDPVEKPDQVMKKVERQVAPLNLVEEPEQVILIDQWKEQVKNRVSFIENEMKGERQVDPVEKPDQVMKKVERQMAQLNLVEEPEQVILKEQVKNRVRFIESEMKKAERQVDPVEKPDQVMKKAERQVALLNLVEEPEQVILKEQVKNRVRFIESEMKKTERQVDPVEKPDQVMKKAERQVDPVEKPDQVMKKAERQVDPVEKPDQVMKKAGRQVDPVEKPDQVMKKAERQVAPVDTVEKPKQVVKSQIDIKKPNSEEKMVLKNLERMENKRLEKQVLQMDQMTKVEVEQLQDDVLVPPIVEAQPEESGALMESACEDEGVPMPKLRRTSLRTKRPEPATRSSEVLSSAPLLC, from the exons ATGAACATGTTCTCCTGTTGGACTCTTCCATCTGACGAAGACGAGCCGCACAGGCGGGTAAACGAACCGGAGAAGaaggtaaagaagagaaaatggtggcagagacgccagaaGGTAGAGATGCAGGACGGGGAGGATGAGAAGGGAAACGGGGTAAAGGGTGAAGAGATGGGGCAAGGAGTGGGGCAGAAGGTTTTAGAGGACCAGGCAGACCAAATACCAAAGATGGAGAAGCAGGTGGTTCTGggaaaaaacaaacctgagaagaaagtaaagaagagaaaatggtggcagagacgccagaaAGTAGAGATGCAGGTGGCCCCACGggacctggtggaagaaccagagcaggtcgtCCTAAAGGACCAGAGGaaaccagtaaagaaggtgGTTCTGGTTTTTGAGATTGAGATGAAGAAgttagagaggcaggtggacccagtggaaaaaccagacaaggtcatgaagaaggtagagaggcaggtggccccgctgaacctggtggaagaaccagagcaggtcaccTTGATAGACCAGTGGAAGGAACAagtaaaaaatagggttcgtttcatagagaatgagatgaaggcagagaggcaggtggacccagtggaaaaaccagaccaggtcatgaagaaggtagagaggcaggtggccccgctgaacctggtggaagaaccagagcaggtcatcctgATAGACCAGTGGAAGGAACAAGTAAAAAATAGGGTTAGTTtcatagagaatgagatgaagggagagaggcaggtggacccagtggaaaaaccagaccaggtcatgaagaaggtagagaggcagatggcccagttgaacctggtggaagaaccagagcaggtcatcctaaaggaacaggtaaaaaatagggttcgttTCATAGAGAGTGAGATGAAGaaggcagagaggcaggtggacccagtggaaaaaccagaccaggtcatgaagaaggcagagaggcaggtggccctgctgaacctggtggaagaaccagagcaggtcatcctaaaggaacaggtaaaaaatagggttcgttTCATAGAGAGTGAGATGAAGAAgacagagaggcaggtggacccagtggaaaaaccagaccaggtcatgaagaaggcagagaggcag gtggacccagtggaaaaaccagaccaggtcatgaagaaggcagagaggcaggtggacccagtggaaaaaccagaccaggtcatgaagaaggcagggaggcaggtggacccagtggaaaaaccagaccaggtcatgaagaaggcagagaggcaggtggccccGGTGGACACAGTGGAAAAACCAAAGCAGGTAGTAAAGAGCCAGATTGATATAAAGAAGCCAAATTCAGAGGAGAAAATGGTCCTCAAAAACCTGGAGAGGATGGAGAACAAAAGGCTGGAGAAGCAGGTGCTTCAGATGGACCAGATGACGAAGGTGGAAGTAGAGCAGCTGCAGGACGACGTTCTTGTTCCCCCCATCGTTGAAGCCCAACCTGAAGAGTCCGGGGCTCTGATGGAGAGCGCGTGTGAAGATGAAG GCGTCCCGATGCCGAAGTTGAGGAGAACCAGCCTGAGAACCAAACGCCCAGAACCGGCTACAAGATCCTCAGAGGTTTTGTCATCGGCGCCGCTGTTGTGTTGA